One window of Mesoplodon densirostris isolate mMesDen1 chromosome 15, mMesDen1 primary haplotype, whole genome shotgun sequence genomic DNA carries:
- the LHX5 gene encoding LIM/homeobox protein Lhx5, producing MMVHCAGCERPILDRFLLNVLDRAWHIKCVQCCECKTNLSEKCFSREGKLYCKNDFFRRFGTKCAGCAQGISPSDLVRKARSKVFHLSCFTCMVCNKQLSTGEELYVIDENKFVCKDDYLSSSSLKEGSLNSVSSCTDRSLSPDLQDPLQDDPKETDNSTSSDKETANNENEEQNSGTKRRGPRTTIKAKQLETLKAAFAATPKPTRHIREQLAQETGLNMRVIQVWFQNRRSKERRMKQLSALGARRHAFFRSPRRMRPLGGRLDESEMLGSTPYTYYGDYQGDYYAPGGSYDFFAHGPPSQAQSPADSSFLAASGPGSTPLGALEPPLAGPHAADNPRFTDMISHPDTPSPEPGLPGALHPMPGEVFSGGPSPPFPMSGTSGYSGPLSHPNPELNEAAVW from the exons ATGATGGTGCACTGTGCTGGCTGCGAGCGGCCCATCCTCGACCGCTTTCTGCTGAACGTGCTGGACCGCGCGTGGCACATCAAATGCGTTCAGTGCTGCGAGTGTAAGACCAACCTCTCGGAGAAGTGCTTCTCGCGCGAGGGCAAGCTCTACTGCAAAAATGACTTCTTCAG GCGCTTCGGCACTAAGTGTGCAGGCTGCGCGCAAGGCATCTCGCCCAGTGACCTGGTGCGCAAGGCCCGCAGCAAAGTCTTCCACCTCAGCTGCTTCACCTGCATGGTCTGCAATAAGCAGCTGTCCACGGGCGAGGAGCTCTACGTCATCGACGAGAACAAGTTCGTGTGCAAGGACGACTACCTGAGCTCGTCCAGCCTCAAGGAGGGTAGCCTCAACTCAG TGTCGTCCTGTACGGACCGCAGCTTGTCCCCGGACCTCCAGGACCCACTCCAGGACGATCCCAAGGAGACGGACAACTCGACGTCGTCGGACAAGGAGACGGCCAACAACGAGAACGAGGAGCAGAACTCGGGCACGAAGCGGCGCGGCCCGCGCACCACCATCAAAGCCAAGCAGCTGGAGACGCTCAAGGCCGCCTTCGCCGCCACGCCCAAGCCCACGCGCCACATCCGCGAGCAGTTGGCCCAGGAGACCGGCCTCAACATGCGCGTCATCCAG GTGTGGTTCCAGAACCGACGGTCCAAAGAACGCCGGATGAAACAGCTGAGCGCCCTCGGCGCCCGGAGACACGCCTTCTTCCGGAGTCCGAGGCGCATGCGCCCGTTGGGCGGCCGCTTGGACGAGTCTGAGATGTTGGGGTCCACTCCGTACACCTACTACGGAG ACTACCAGGGCGACTACTACGCTCCGGGAGGCAGCTACGACTTCTTCGCGCACGGCCCGCCGTCGCAGGCGCAGTCCCCGGCCGACTCGAGCTTCCTGGCCGCCTCGGGGCCCGGCTCGACGCCGCTGGGCGCGCTGGAGCCGCCGCTCGCCGGCCCGCACGCCGCCGACAACCCCAGGTTCACCGACATGATCTCGCACCCGGACACGCCGAGCCCCGAGCCGGGCCTGCCGGGCGCGCTGCACCCCATGCCCGGCGAGGTGTTCAGCGGCGGCCCCAGCCCACCCTTCCCCATGAGCGGCACCAGCGGCTACAGCGGACCCCTGTCGCACCCCAACCCCGAGCTCAACGAGGCCGCCGTGTGGTAA